The following are from one region of the Mustela lutreola isolate mMusLut2 chromosome 7, mMusLut2.pri, whole genome shotgun sequence genome:
- the LOC131835436 gene encoding putative olfactory receptor 2I1, whose translation MSSGMAVRRGECGEHVRALTAAAGGCVRVVTTATVRRQLCEPEPVLTDRNPADTAHRENRFPCLLSSERLTNIPAAQLRSLQNPEGGFRGQLQPPPPSKPSGSFLPQANHSTGERFLLLGFSDWPALQPGLFALVLLCYLLTLAGNSTLVLLAVRDPRLHTPMYYFLGHLALVYAGFTTSVAPALLASLCGAELWLPRAGCLAQLCTSLALGSVECLLLAVMALDRAAAVVHPLRHAELASPRRCRALACASWLGGLANSAAQSALLAARPLCAPHRLDHFICELPALLQLACGSDRDATERRMFAARVVILLLPSAVILASYSAVARAICGMRSRGGRSKALGTCGSHLTAVCLFYGSAIYTYLQPTRRYDQGRGKFVSLFYTVVTPALNPLIYTLRNKHVKGAARTLLRSVGGGQAGR comes from the exons ATGAGTTCTGGGATGGCAGTGCGGAGGGGCGAGTGCGGGGAACACGTCCGTGCGCTCACAGCTGCTGCAGGAGGGTGTGTGCGTGTTGTGACCACAGCGACAGTGCGGCGACAGCTGTGCGAGCCGGAGCCCGTGCTCACGGACCGCAATCCGGCAGACACCGCACA CAGGGAGAATCgcttcccctgcctcctctccagtgAGCGGCTCACCAACATCCCCGCTGCACAGCTCCGGAGCCTTCAGAATCCAGAAGGCGGTTTCCGCGGCCAGCTGCAGCCACCG CCTCCTTCCAAACCCTCTGGGAGTTTCCTCCCGCAGGCCAACCACAGCACCGGGGAGCGCTTCCTCCTGCTTGGTTTCTCCGACTGGCCCGCGCTGCAGCCCGGCCTCTTCGCCCTCGTCCTGCTCTGCTACCTCCTGACCCTGGCGGGCAACTCGACCCTCGTGCTGCTGGCCGTGCGCGACCCGCGCCTGCACACACCCATGTACTACTTCCTGGGCCACCTGGCGCTGGTGTACGCGGGCTTCACCACGAGCGTGGCGCCCGCGCTGCTGGCCAGCCTGTGCGGCGCAGAGCTGTGGCTGCCCCGCGCGGGCTGCCTGGCCCAGCTGTGCACGTCGCTGGCGCTGGGCTCCGTGGAGTGCCTGCTGCTGGCGGTGATGGCGCTGGACCGCGCGGCCGCCGTCGTGCACCCGCTGCGCCACGCCGAGCTCGCCTCCCCGCGCCGGTGCCGCGCGCTGGCCTGTGCCTCCTGGCTGGGCGGCCTGGCCAACTCCGCCGCGCAGAGTGCGCTCCTGGCCGCACGGCCGCTGTGCGCGCCCCACCGGCTGGACCACTTCATCTGCGAGCTCCCCGCGCTGCTGCAGCTGGCCTGTGGCAGTGACCGCGACGCCACCGAGCGCCGGATGTTCGCTGCGCGCGTGGTCATCCTGCTGCTGCCGTCCGCCGTCATCCTGGCCTCGTACAGCGCCGTGGCCCGCGCCATCTGCGGCATGCGCTCCCGGGGCGGCCGCAGCAAAGCGCTGGGCACGTGCGGGTCCCACCTGACCGCCGTCTGCCTCTTCTACGGCTCGGCCATCTACACCTACCTACAGCCCACGCGCCGCTACGACCAGGGCCGGGGCAAGTTCGTTTCGCTCTTCTACACCGTGGTCACCCCGGCGCTCAACCCGCTCATCTACACCCTCAGGAACAAGCACGTGAAGGGGGCCGCCAGGACGCTCCTGCgcagtgtggggggagggcaggctgggCGGTGa
- the LOC131835461 gene encoding ubiquitin D-like, translated as MASGTSCLHVTVSSEGRTSMTFAANSDDTVRKIKEHVRAKTKIPVQDQVLLLGSKMLKPQRRLSSYGIDKETTIHLTLKVVTPSDEELPVTLVQSCDGGQRHLLQVRRSSSVAQVKQMIKTKTAIAPEQQIVTCNGKRLEDGKSMADYGVRRGASLWLADYCIGG; from the coding sequence GTGACGGTCTCTTCTGAGGGAAGGACATCCATGACCTTCGCTGCTAACTCGGATGACACAGTGAGGAAGATCAAAGAACACGTCCGGGCGAAGACCAAGATTCCTGTGCAGGACCAGGTCCTGTTGCTGGGCTCCAAGATGCTGAAGCCCCAGAGGAGGCTGTCGTCTTACGGCATTGACAAGGAGACGACCATCCACCTCACTCTGAAGGTGGTGACGCCCAGTGATGAGGAGCTGCCTGTGACTCTGGTGCAGTCCTGTGATGGGGGGCAGAGGCACCTCCTCCAGGTGCGAAGGTCCAGCTCAGTGGCCCAGGTGAAACAGATGATCAAGACCAAGACCGCGATCGCGCCTGAGCAACAGATTGTGACTTGCAATGGCAAGAGGCTGGAAGATGGGAAGAGCATGGCGGATTACGGCGTCAGACGGGGCGCTTCACTCTGGCTGGCAGACTACTGCATTGGGGGGTGA